One Poecilia reticulata strain Guanapo linkage group LG19, Guppy_female_1.0+MT, whole genome shotgun sequence genomic window carries:
- the LOC103481526 gene encoding NACHT, LRR and PYD domains-containing protein 3-like — MEQKAEDEATKDSRGISSIQAEIHHFQPSFTAQGGSNVVAPSIVGSSVGSININISMGKESNYLFKESLKQDVADGCNAEQNQNKLAECQQKVKATLRRKFSHLHEGTGTDANKMSLNQIYTELYITEGGCGVVNKEHEVRQIEIASQRCATQDKLIHCNRLFECQPGRHIRTVVTRGVAGIGKTVSANKFALDWAEEKANTEIDFVFSLSFRELNLMKKTAFSLVELLCVFFPEIKDTQIFNEPESKTLFILDGLDESRLSLDFQKSEILSDVTKPSTVSVILTNLIRGSLLPWALIWITSRPVASAQIPVEYIDLVTEVRGFNDSQKEEYFRRKITDKTVANRVIAHVKSCRSLHIMCHLPIFCWMAASVLEKNLSNKDSKETPRSLTQMYIHFLSLYVEKMKKRLLRRRDSTTDCVRTNLLALGKLAFKELEKGHPIFYESDLILNGIKVTEASMFSGVYTQIFNEEMTVCEEKMFCFVHLSIQEFFAALYVYLTFHNENNNVLVKKSSVSRRLMSRESSEIILYKEAVEKALRCENGHFDIFLRFLLGLSLESNQTLLKHLMTNNRTHQRTRTEIIKHIKDRIRDSQSPERCLNLFHCLNELNDHSLVEEVQDIFSSGILNQATLSPAQWATLIFVLLTSEEELNVFQLSNYMRSEEGLLRLMPVVKTVQVANLKACNLTAMCCENLASGISSSQLRELDLSNNNLTDAGLKQLSDGLKNSQLETLRLRSCSLTENSSVTIASVISSSCCRLKVLDLTDNDFKDDGVRTFSTGLGSSYCKLEQLRLSGCRVTEEGCTFLASALNSSHLKELDLSYNHPGNSGLMLLSALLEDPLCTLQTLSVEQCGESRIQPGPRKYLKKLTLDPNTAHRDLSLSNGNQKATRWTKNSYPDHPDRFDYWTQVLCTEGLTGRCYWETEWVGRVCIGVAYRRMLRKGEGDDRWLGRNDVSWGLNCNRNGYRILHGSMNDVVPVTPNSNKVGVYLDWTAGSLSFFRVSCGDRTLLHTFHTTFTEPVYPGFHLGWVDSTVLLC, encoded by the exons ATGGAGCAAAAGGCTGAAGATGAAGCAACTAAAGACTCTAGAG GAATTTCCTCAATTCAGGCTGAAATTCATCATTTCCAGCCCAGCTTCACTGCTCAAGGCGGCAGCAATGTGGTGGCTCCTTCCATCGTTGGCTCCAGCGTTGGCAGCATTAACATTAATATATCAATGGGCAAAG AATCAAATTATCTCTTCAAAGAATCTCTGAAGCAAGACGTTGCAGACGGTTGCAATGCTGAGCAGAACCAAA ATAAATTAGCCGAATGCCAACAGAAAGTGAAAGCGACTCTGAGGAGGAAATTCAGTCATTTGCATGAAGGGACTGGAACGGATGCAAATAAGATGTCTCTCAATCAGATATACACGGAGCTCTACATCACCGAGGGTGGATGTGGTGTGGTTAACAAAGAGCACGAAGTGAGACAGATAGAGATTGCATCACAGAGATGTGCAACCCAGGACAAGTTAATCCACTGCAATCGTCTGTTTGAGTGTCAACCCGGACGGCACATAAGAACCGTGGTGACCAGGGGAGTCGCCGGTATTGGAAAAACCGTGTCGGCCAATAAGTTTGCTCTCGACTGGGCAGAGGAGAAGGCAAACACAGAgatagattttgtgttttccctcTCCTTTCGAGAGctgaatttaatgaaaaagacTGCTTTTAGTCTGGTGGAgctcctctgtgtgtttttccctGAAATAAAAGACACACAAATCTTTAACGAGCCTGAAAGCAAAACCCTCTTCATCCTGGACGGCCTGGATGAAAGTCGGCTGTCGCTTGACTTtcagaaaagtgaaatattGTCAGACGTTACAAAGCCAAGTACAGTTTCTGTGATTCTCACAAACCTGATCAGGGGAAGTCTGCTTCCCTGGGCTCTCATTTGGATTACGTCTCGACCAGTAGCTTCAGCTCAAATCCCAGTTGAGTACATTGACCTGGTCACAGAGGTGCGGGGATTTAACGACTCACAGAAAGAAGAGTACTTCAGGAGAAAGATTACCGACAAAACTGTAGCAAATCGGGTGATCGCACACGTGAAATCCTGCAGAAGTCTTCACATCATGTGTCACTTACCAATcttctgctggatggcggcgaGTGTTCTTGAGAAGAACCTGTCAAATAAAGACAGCAAAGAGACACCGAGGAGTCTCACACAGATGTACATCCACTTCTTGTCCCTCTATgtggagaaaatgaagaaaagactGCTGAGAAGAAGAGACTCCACTACTGACTGTGTGAGAACTAACCTCCTTGCTTTGGGTAAACTTGCTTTCAAAGAGCTGGAGAAGGGTCACCCTATCTTCTACGAGAGTGACCTCATCCTTAATGGCATCAAGGTCACAGAGGCCTCCATGTTTTCAGGCGTCTACACACAGATCTTCAACGAGGAGATGACAGTGTGCGAAGAGAAGATGTTCTGCTTTGTTCATTTGAGCATTCAAGAGTTCTTTGCTGCGCTGTACGTCTACCTCACGTTCCACAACGAAAACAACAACGTTTTGGTCAAGAAGTCATCTGTGTCACGCCGTTTAATGTCCAGAGAATCATCAGAGATCATTCTCTACAAAGAAGCTGTAGAAAAGGCACTGCGGTGTGAAAATGGGCATTTTGACATCTTTCTGCGCTTCCTTTTGGGTCTATCACTGGAGTCCAATCAGACGTTGCTGAAGCATCTAATGACCAACAACAGAACTCATCAAAGAACCAGAACTGAAATCATCAAACACATAAAGGATAGGATCAGAGACAGCCAGTCACCTGAAAGGTGCCTCAATCTCTTCCACTGTCTGAATGAGCTGAATGACCACTCTCTTGTGGAGGAAGTTCAGGACATCTTCAGCTCAGGCATTTTGAACCAAGCCACCCTTTCACCTGCCCAGTGGGCCACACTGATCTTTGTATTGCTGACCTCAGAAGAAGAACTCAATGTGTTTCAGCTGAGTAACTACATGAGGTCAGAAGAGGGGCTCCTCAGACTAATGCCTGTTGTGAAAACAGTCCAAGTGGCAAA TTTGAAAGCATGCAACCTCACGGCGATGTGCTGTGAAAACCTGGCCAGTGGCATCAGCTCATCCCAACTCAGAGAGCTGGATCTGAGCAACAACAACCTGACAGACGCAGGACTGAAGCAACTCTCTGACGGGCTAAAGAACAGCCAACTGGAGACACTGAG aCTAAGAAGCTGCAGTCTAACAGAGAACAGCTCGGTTACTATAGCATCAGTCatcagctcctcctgctgccgCCTAAAAGTCCTGGATCTTACCGACAACGACTTTAAGGACGATGGAGTTAGAACATTCTCGACTGGACTGGGGAGTTCGTACTGCAAACTGGAGCAGCTTCG TTTGTCAGGATGCAGAGTGACAGAAGAAGGCTGTACATTCCTGGCATCTGCACTGAATTCATCCCACCTGAAAGAGCTCGACTTGAGCTACAACCATCCAGGAAACTCTGGGCTGATGCTACTTTCAGCTCTGCTGGAGGACCCTCTCTGCACACTGCAGACACTCAG TGTGGAGCAATGTGGCGAATCCAGGATCCAACCTGGTCCGAGGAAAT ACCTTAAGAAGTTGACCCTGGACCCAAACACAGCCCACAGAGATCTTTCTCTTTCCAATGGAAACCAGAAAGCAACACGCTGGACCAAGAACTCGTATCCGGATCACCCGGACAGGTTCGACTACTGGACCCAGGTGTTGTGCACAGAGGGACTGACCGGGCGCTGCTACTGGGAGACGGAGTGGGTAGGGAGGGTCTGCATCGGTGTGGCCTACAGACGGATGCTGAGGAAAGGAGAGGGTGATGACCGCTGGTTGGGCCGCAATGACGTCTCCTGGGGCCTGAACTGCAACAGAAACGGCTACCGGATTCTGCATGGGAGCATGAACGACGTTGTTCCAGTTACACCCAACTCCAATAAAGTAGGAGTTTACCTGGACTGGACGGCGGGGTCGCTGTCCTTCTTTAGGGTCTCCTGTGGTGACCGGACTCTCCTCCACACCTTCCACACCACCTTCACCGAGCCSGTCTACCCCGGCTTCCATCTTGGCTGGGTCGACTCAACCGTACTCTTATGCTAA